In the genome of Ciona intestinalis unplaced genomic scaffold, KH HT000409.1, whole genome shotgun sequence, one region contains:
- the LOC104265730 gene encoding E3 SUMO-protein ligase KIAA1586-like codes for MSRKTKRAAETESNPPNKKSCQAFKPEWLQASVEIEKGKGIVCQLLLESAADKEERQNMKEKLISKPDEVKVLIDNVLHAVNMNTSMNAVQKINDHMAKYVNIPESWRSKNYAFEFLQNINAVVQSEILTEIRESKYHTLVVDESTDISVSKMLILYFKYRKTTSDVHQTMFGGILNLISCTACAIVTAIKESSNHVWWYSKLNFMYCLCNCDCNKRILFLPQARLNENGDVFTSDGASVMLGRCNGVAAQLKQIIPHLTEQHCVAHREDLGIGDAWKRVPVVKEIETLLRTVYTVFCRSSTKKAQFREMANVTEHKAVSFKPLNEVRWLSRYYEALIFYFENEVSENNDPISKYCLKRLTDKTNRVNVAVLHDVLYDLSELTKSFQKTTLTTLEAVDLARAKIEKLKNQYLGEEIYWGRKVQDLISELFGKDEKFNSQSIIQFITLLCEHMCKRFPKQEIKEWAVFDFNTVTSKNTQFSFGRDLLNKLIERYGK; via the exons ATGTCCCGAAAAACTAAACGAGCTGCAGAAACTGAGAGTAATCCTCCCAATAAAAAGAGTTGCCAGGCATTTAAACCAGAATGGCTTCAAGCATCTGTAGAAATTGAAAAAGGAAAGG GCATTGTTTGCCAGCTGCTTTTGGAAAGTGCTGCTGATAAGGAGGAGAGGCAGAATATGAAAGAAAAACTGATTTCAAAACCAGATGAAGTTAAGGTTTTAATAGACAATGTATTACATGCTGTTAACATGAACACTTCCATGAATGCCGTACAGAAAATTAATGATCACATGGCAAAGTATGTTAATATCCCGGAAAGTTGGAGGAGTAAAAACTATGCATTTgagtttttacaaaacataaatgcaGTTGTACAATCGGAAATACTGACAGAAATAAGGGAATCAAAATACCACACCCTGGTAGTAGATGAAAGCACTGATATATCAGTAAGCAAAatgttgattttatattttaaatacagaaaaacaacatcTGATGTTCATCAAACCATGTTTGGTGGTATTCTAAACTTAATTTCATGTACTGCCTGTGCAATTGTGACTGCAATAAAAGAATCATCAAACCATGTTTGGTGGTATTCTAAACTTAATTTCATGTACTGCCTGTGCAATTGTGACTGCaataaaagaattttatttcttCCACAAGCTAGACTTAATGAGAATGGTGATGTTTTTACTTCAGATGGAGCTTCAGTTATGTTAGGAAGATGTAATGGTGTTGCAGCGCAATTAAAACAGATTATCCCTCATCTAACTGAACAACACTGTGTTGCACACAGAGAAGATTTAGGGATAGGTGACGCTTGGAAAAGAGTTCCTGTTGTCAAAGAAATTGAAACATTACTACGTACAGTTTACACAGTATTTTGCCGGTCCTCCACAAAAAAAGCACAATTTCGAGAAATGGCCAATGTGACAGAGCATAAAGCTGTTTCATTTAAACCTCTGAATGAAGTAAGGTGGCTTTCAAGATATTATGAGGcacttatattttactttgaaaaTGAAGTTTCTGAGAATAATGATCCTATTTCAAAGTACTGCTTAAAAAGGCTAACAGACAAGACAAACAGGGTAAATGTGGCTGTTCTTCATGATGTGTTGTATGACTTATCAGAGTTAACcaaaagttttcaaaaaacaactttaactaCCCTCGAAGCTGTGGATTTGGCCAGagcaaaaatagaaaaactgAAAAACCAGTACTTAGGTGAAGAAATATATTGGGGCAGAAAGGTTCAGGATTTGATTTCAGAACTGTTTGGAAAGGATGAAAAGTTTAACAGCCAGTCAATTATTCAATTCATTACACTGTTGTGTGAGCACATGTGCAAAAGATTTccaaaacaagaaataaaagagTGGGcagtttttgattttaatacaGTCACGTCAAAAAATACACAGTTTAGCTTTGGCAGAGATCtgcttaataaattaattgagagatatggaaaataa